The genomic segment tcatcttctttctttcttttttttttttcttgagacggagtcttgctctgtcgcccaggctggagtgcagtggccggatctcagctcactgcaagctccgcctcccggatttgcgccattctcctgcctcagcctcccgagtagctgggactacaggcgccctctacctcgcccggctagttttttgtatttttttttagtagagacggggtttcaccgcgttagccaggattgtctcgatctcctgacctcgtgatccgcccgtctcggcctcccaaagtgctgggattacaggcttgagccactgcgcccggccttttcatCTTATTTCAAGCTAATGTTTGCCAAGGACCTTCTGGGATTGCTTCAGAGTGGTGGAAGTAACACAggttaaatgcatattttattgcACTATTTATTTTTGGTGTGCAAAAGTCAGGATTTCTTTTCCCTTCACCCCTCCTCCtcgttgttattattattattcagattTAATGGTCTTAGGAGGGATCAATGTGACAAGGCTGAATGAAGTAGTACCAAGAATATTTCATCAAAAGGAAATCAAAAATTTTTTCAGCCTCATTGTTTAGTGTCTAGAGAGTGAGATAAGGCAGTTTTAAGAGTACAGACAaatggctgggcgccgtggctcacacctgtaatcacagcactttgggaggccgaggcgggcagatcaggaggtcaggagatcgagactatcctggctaacacggtgaagccccgtctctactaaaaatactaaaaaattagctgggcgtggtggcgggcgcctgtactcccagctactcgggaggctgagataggaaaatggcgtgaacccgggaggcagagcttgcagtgagccaagatcgagccactgcactccagcctgggcgacagagtgagactccatctcaaaaacaaaaacaaaacaaaaaaaagaatacaggcaAATAATGGTGACCATAGTCTTTTCTGCTTTTGAAATCAAAAGCTATTGTGGAAATGTTTCTAACTTCTCTCCTTTATTGTATTTgtaatagtttttaattttattattttattttatttttggagacagggtcttgttctgtcacctaggttggagtgcagtggtgctatcatggttcactgcagatttgacttcccagtctcaagtgatcctcccacctcagccccctgagtagctggggcaaCAGCTGCGCACCAGCACACTgggctaattaaaacaattttttaaaaaaatcatgcatATTTGTATTATCGGCATGTAAGTTTAAATGTAGAACGTTGAAGTTGAAAAACTATAAGgtcttaacatttttctcttcagaTATAAACTTAAGGTTACctttgtaaatatgtaaataacacATACTGAGAAATACGTTTCTGTGGTATTTTGCTCCTGAAATTTGGGCATACGTACTTTCTTTGTTCATTATAGATATGAAATAAGGTAGTTTATTCCTCTTTCTACACTATTCCTaggaaatttaaaagaacaaaagtcaaattttaaagaccTTTAATGACTTGTATAAAATGGAGTCTtaacaataaacataaaagtaatTAGTTTTATCATCAAACTtctaactgaatttttttttttttttttttttttttttaaaaagacagagtcttgccctgtcgcccaggctggagtgcagtgatgtgatttcggctcactgcaacctctccctcctgggttcatatgattctcctgcctcagcctcccaagtagctgggattacaggagcccgccaccacgcccagctaattttttttttttttttgagacggagtctcgctctgtcacccaggctggagtgcagtggctggatctcagctcactgcaagctccgcctccggggtttacgccattctcctgcctcagcctcccgagtagctgggactacaggcgcccgccaccacacctggctagttttttgtattttttagtagagatggggtttcaccgtgttagccaggatggtctcgatctcctgacctcgtgatccgcccgtctcggcctcccaaagtgctgggattacaggcttgagccaccacgcccggccaattttttgtatttttagtagagacggggtttcaccatgttggccaggttggtctcgaactcctgaccttgtgatctgcccgccttggcctcccaaagtgctgggattataggcatgagccactgtgcctggcctaagtgaaatgttaattaattagttattttttgagacagtttcgctctgtcacccaggctggagtgcagtggtgtgatctcagctcactgcaagctccgcctcccaggttcacaccattctcctgcctcagtctcccaagtaactgggactacaggcacttgccaccacgcccggctaattttttttttttgtatttttagtagagacggatttcaccgtgttagccaggatggtctcgatctcctgacctcgtgatccacctgcctcggcctcccaaagtggtgggattacaggtgtgagccaccacgcccagctgtgaaattttaattttaaaaatgtaaggccaggcttggtggctcatgcctgtaatcccagcactttaggaggccaaagtatGAGGATCTCGAGCCccggagtctgagaccagcctgggcaacacagtgagagatCTTAtctctaggggaaaaaaagagaaaaagtgaacAATTCCCAGTGATTCTACCTTCTTTTATTCCCTAAACATAAACACATACCCATCCACTGACTCACACATATACACCCTGCCTCAAGCTGTTACCAatcctgctttttttcttcagGAGGCTGAATTTTATAACAAATGCCTATTAGCACTTATTCTGTGAATTAGTCTTTCTCTGCAccacccccctcccccttccttctttccaacaGGGTCTctccctgtcactcaggctggagtgcggtggcacgatcattgctcactgcaacctcaaaattctggactcaagtgattctcctgtctcagcctccagaatagttaggactacaggtgcatgccatcatgcccagctaatgtttttattttttatagagatgggaatctcactatgttccccagccCGATcttactcctggcctcaagcgatccttccaccttgactGTCGTCTTTTTCAAATGTGTGGCTGGTCTCTGTTACTGATCTAATATAGTCATGCACCACAAAATGACATTGTGGTCAATGTTGGACCACATATATGATAGTGGTCTCATAAGATTTTAATATAGTATTTTTATCATACTTTTCTGTGGTTTctcttctatgtttagatacatgaaTACTTACTGTGTTACAGTTGCCACCAgcattcagtatagtaacatgctgtgcaggtttgtaacctaggagcatgAGGCTGCACCATGTAGCCTcggtatgtagtaggctatgtataccatctaggtttgtgtaagtacaactctgtgaagtttgtacaatgatgaaattgcctaaggaTGCATCTCTGAGAACATATGCCCGTTAAGTGACTCATGACTGTAGTTCATTGTGTAACTGGAAATGATGCATGTTAGATAAGGGAAAAGAAGTGTAAAAagtgttaatttaaaaatgttttcaggcaTTGTTGGAGTGCTGATATTTGAAGTGAAAGTACTTTTTCCTTATCCTAGTATCCTGGAAGGAAAACATCACCATGGCTACAGAAATTGGTTCTCCTCCTCGTTTTTTCCATATGCCAAGGTTCCAGCACCAGGCACCTCGACAGTTGTTTTATAAGCGACCTGATTTTGCACAACAGCAAGCAATGCAACAGCTTACTTTTGATGGAAAACGAATGAGAAAAGCTGTAAACCGAAAAACCATAGACTACAATCCATCTGTAATTAAGTATTTGGAGGTAAGCCTAATTAATTTGCTTCAGATGACCAAACtttggttatttatttgttttattttatttttttgagatggagtttctttcttgttgttcagaccagagtgcaatggtgcggttttgtctcactgcaacctctgcctcccaggttcaagtgattcttctgcctcagcttcccaagtagctgggattctaggctcctgccaccatgcctggctaatttttgtagttttagtagaaacagaatttcaactatgttggctgggctggtcttgaactcctaacctcaggtgatccacccacctcagcctcccaaagtgctgggattacaggtgtgagccactgcacctggcctggttaTTTAAAAGAAGATGATTTTCTAGATGTAGTGTAGTAAGTTATGTATACCTGTGTTAGTTGAATTAGTGGGACAAGGTGGAATTTCAAATTGGCTCATTTAGGAAGAACCTCAAACCACCAGCACTTTCTAAAATTCTGTGCCTGTATCATCttgtaaaaaattattaaagttagACCCCATTTTAGAAACAGGATTTGCTCTAAAAGTTCACAGATTAGAAGGGAGTACTTTAATCGCTAGGCCAATCTTAAAACACTTGTTAAATCTGCAGtgtatatgaaataataaaagaccACCAGCATAGGAATATTTTTGTTAGACAATGGCTTGGAGAACATGGATTCTCCCACTTCCAAGCCCTGGTGGTAGGTGGTACTTAGAGTCAGGGAAAGGGCTTTACGTTCTTGAGGACTGAATGCCTACTGCAGTCCTACAAGGTGAAAGCAACTCAGATAGTAAAGTCAAGGCAGGGTCTACCTACAGTTTCCCGTTagagttatttatttacttgggTTAAGGTAGGAATTAGCCTTATTACTAATATTACCCTATTAGGTTCATTGGGCTTAGGTCTGGCTTCCTATGaaaatttgtctgtttttcattACTTTAGACCTGTGGTTAAAGACCTATTTGCATATTGGGCCTAATTAGTATGTTGCAGGCATACTGGAGAAAGAGATTCAGAGATAAAGACAGATTTTGATTTTTCTGGGAATTTCAATTGGGAAAGTAGGCTAGGAGAGAATTTGAGAGGAATTAAGAAGACCAAGGGCAAGATATGAGGAATTGTTTTGTGCTTAGGGCTTTGAAGGAATTGGGGATGTCTGTTTACCCTCtctgctgtttccttttcttaagGTAGCATCAGGGAGACTGTGTTGGAGCTGACAGTGTCTTGGATGAGTGGGTAGGGGCTAATATGATAAAGTGAGGAGGGAAGTTCTTTTTGAACAAGTAATTTCtggcttgtatttttagtagagacaggatttcaccatgttggccaggctggtcttgaactcctgacctcaagtgatctgcctgcctcggcctcccaaagtgctaggatttacaggtgtgaggcaccgtgaGGAGGGAAGTTCTAAGCAGTGTTAGTAGCATCAGAAGGGAAAGCTCTCTAAGGCATCCACTATTttagaaaatagtattttttaattctgtttatccATTTTTAATATAGCTTATGTTTTGTTAATTTCAAATTGAGTATAATTAGACTATATACTCATTAattgatctatttatttatttaacagaacAGAATATGGCAAAGAGACCAGAGAGATATGCGGGCAATTCAGCCTGATGCAGGTTATTACAATGACGTAAGTATATGATGTATCATACTAGCTTAATAGACACTTCCTTGCTTGAATATTTTAGCTTTAACTACGTGACTTCAAGTCCAAAATggtcttttctttttacatttttataattaaaatattcccAAAGGGATAATATAACACATCTGTGTAAACTGTGCATTATGTTTTTGTCTCAATTTAGATTTTCCTTTTAATCTAATGATGGGTGAATTTTTGATTTGGGGCTTAAAGCAATGTCCAAAAAGAAGCTTTGTAATCTAAAGTCTTGTAAttggaaaattaatttaaatttcttaaaacttaaatttgaacttaataagctttctgtgaacaTGTTTAATTGTGTTGACTTTAAGTACTAACTGGGTTAGTACTTGTACCAACTTGTACTGGGTTAGTACTGGTACttgattttcttgtttgtttagtAATAATGGGTATTTAACTTTCCTGTATCTCACTTTTCTTCACTTAATTAGTGAGCTAATTGTAATAATTCTTTATTATAGTTTTTGTGGGAAAGTTTTATATGGTCCCAAATTTGTctttaaatgttgaaataattaCCTTGCCGTGTTTCTGGTTTCTGCCTTGTATGTAATCAGGAGCTCTAAAaacccaattttctttttttttagctgGTCCCACCTATAGGAATGTTGAATAATCCTATGAATGCAGTAACAACAAAATTTGTTCGGACATCAACAAATAAAGTAAAGTGTCCGGTATTTGTTGTTAGGGTAAGTAATCTGTTggatattttgggggaaaataaatCCAGAGTTATATAGCAAATGTATTTGACAGggcaaagaaaattaaacattattttaaaagtatatctgGGCTTATAATTGGTTTATTGctagtaattttattttggaatatccAGTTGTTTATCTACTTTATCACCATTGAGTGAGATATCACTTTTGGATTGTTTTTCTTCATGTGGCAATTTCTGTAGAATTCTCTCAATAGATGGATACATGTTGTAGCAGGTCTCAGAGTTGCCTTTGAATAGGGatgcttttgttattatttagaACAGCAGCATCCCAAGGTAAATGAAGAATACTTAGGAGTTACTAGGCAGGAAAACATCTGAGAGCCGAAGAACTATGGCGTACCGTAATTTTTAGCTCTATGAAGGTACCTACTAGGCacttaatacatttaaattttaaatgtatttttaaaattttaaaaatacaatttttagttGTAACCCTGATTTTCATAGATGATAATgtaatcattttcttctttgtgtttcgaTTATTCCATTTCCTAGCTAATGCACTTGTTGGTTAACAGTATCCAGAGGTGTAGAATGGTTAACAATCTTAAGTTGAGCAAATAACAGTTGAAAAAGAGTGAGACCAAGAAAAGATGATTGTGGCAGATGAGGAAGATAAGCAGATCTTCTGATATCAGAGGAGTATGATAGACAACAGGGAGAACCAAAAGGTCCTGGGGGAGAGATGTCAGTCTGAACTCCATAGAAACAGCTGCATTTAGTCTTATGCCTAGTATTTGCCTAAGAGGCCTCAGGCAGTAGACACAtccctcacgcctgtaatcccagcactttgagaggctgaggtgggtgaatcacctgaggtcgggagtttgagaccagcctgaccaatatgatgaaaccctgtctttactaaaaatacaaaaattagccaggcgtggtggcacgcgcctgtattcccagctgagagacgaggctgagacaggggaatcacctgaacccgggaggtggaggttgcagtgagcctaaattgcgcctccactgcactccagcctgggggacaagagtgaaactccatttcaaaaaaaaagaaaaagaaaaaaagaaacattgttaTGTGAGTAGAAGCAACCAGTgtatagtataattttttttttaatcagggaaTTTGGTCAAAGGGATATGATGTGCAGCTAATTTTAATATCCTCTTAGCATAACATGGAAAAcctttttgaaaagaataaaatccgAGCACGCCATATTTTGTAAGGTGGGTAAATGTTCTCATTTGGGGATTATGCTATAAGGTTTTAGGAAGAATTTGCACATGCAGAGGCACAGTCAAAATCAAAAGATGTTAAGGTATAAAGACTGTGGGCTGTGTGTCTACAGTTTGGTTATCTGTAGTATTGACTGGGTTAGGATCCATACCAGATAACGGAAACTAGAAAGGGACGAGGCTTTTAATCTGATAATCAAAACTGTGTCTTACAGGTAAGCAGTAAAAAGCCAAATTGTAACATATATTTGTGTAATTTAAGAAATAACCTTCATTTTATATATCCTATCTTACTGTTTCTATAAGcacatatgtatttgtatttttcagctttGTCAGAGTTTTTGGAAAATAGGATTGTTATATTGacattttgtatatttacatCATTGAAGGAAAATGAGTGTGTGATCCATCatagaaacttgaaaataaaaagtaaaaacaaaaaatttgaaatgtttcaaATTAGCCATCACGTATGCTACAGATTTCCTTTAGTATGCAAATTGTGACATTAAAATActgatgtaaaaatatttaaagggctTTAAGTGCAAAAAGTAATAAAGGGctttaagtttaatttaaaaggagaaaaggtgcacttaaaagtacaaaaaaaattattggcatTGTCATTCCCTgcaaatatgtacatctattgtgtatcaataaaaaattaaaaatgttggtGTAGTGTTAATTAGTCATGGCACTGTTATGGTTTTTTTTGAGAGTAGATCAGCCTAAGAGTTATCACTGCTTGGTACTTTGAATGGAGGAGagcttacaatttttttttttttttttaaatatgtttaggtGCAGGAAGAGTTTGATAGCCTCAGTGTCCTTAAATTGGTACTTCTTATTAtcttgttattttaattaaacactggtaacttttctttctgaatttgtCCTCTCCTACTTGTAAGCGCCAAATCCTTTATCCAGTCTTTGAGTTGTTCTGGTGACCTTATTTTTCTTAGTCTATCATATAGCCTAGGGAAATGAGGTCTTCGCATATTCTGTATTGAAATGGTCTTTAGCATGCATAGGTGCATGTAATTTAGTGAGTAGGTGCGTATACTCGTAATATACTTGGTATCTTTAATTCAGCTACTAAGCCAAGGGACTAGAGCCTTCCTTGCACTGTGTTAAGTTGTTTTCTGACGAAGTACTTCTGATAAAGCTGAGCTACATTTAAGCAAAagtcagtttcatttatttgtcaGTTATTGCATGTTTTATAAatacctttaaaatgtttttcaaaattagtGAAGTTGGAGGATGTGTGCCCTTGTATAAcctgtctttttttctcccttagtGGACTCCAGAAGGAAGACGCTTGGTCACTGGAGCTTCTAGTGGGGAGTTTACCTTGTGGAATGGACTCACTTTCAATTTTGAAACAATATTACAGGTAATAGTAATCACCAGATGGTGGTATCATCGTATGGTACTGAAAAGAACTTGAGATATAGTCACTTCATTGGCATTGTTAAACTTAGAATTGGACGAATTGTTGCCTCGAGTCAGTATATGCTCTTGTAAGCCTTTAGTCATATATTCTTTGAAGCAACACCTTACTAattaatgttttctgttttcacagGCTCACGACAGCCCAGTGAGGGCCATGACGTGGTCACATAATGACATGTGGATGTTGACAGCAGACCACGGAGGATATGTGAAATATTGGCAGTCGAACATGAACAACGTCAAGATGTTCCAGGCACATAAGGAGGCGATTAGAGAGGCCAGGTTTATACACAATATACCATTTTCTGTAGTCCCTATTGTCATGGTTAAATTATTCTCTAAGTGTATTCTGGGTGCAGAGATGCATGGGCTCTGTCAGATTCTGGGAAACTTTCTGCACCCTATaaacacaatatttttctttgttttcacacATTCACCATTTTGCTGGCACCTTTCTGAAGTAGTGTTGTCCCGGTATCAGCCTTTGCAATATGTTAGAGATGTACTGTCTGCCGCATTTTGCACtggttttctcttttcatttatgaTTAATAATGTGTATAcgttattcctttttattatctACTGTGTAAGACAAGAATATTTCATTCCAAATAAAGAATTCAGTCTTTAATTATGCAACTGAATAAAATCTAAAGCCTGCAGAAAACAACTTCAGAATTCACACAAAGTGGAAAAAGGCTTAAGTGAAGACCTGGTTGGCTTGGTTATGCCACGACTTCCAAAGGAAAGTATAGGACTAAAACCCTCACAGATAACTGGATGTGGCAAACATTAATGGAGTAATGAATGGGTTCTTCAAGCTTTGCAGCTGTAAGCAGATCATTGTCAAGAAGACTCTAggacttttcttctgattcaCTGTTGATAACATCACTTATGCAAATGTATACAATAAGtggagtttaaaatattttcagtgagtTGTATATTTTTACACATCAGTGAGGTATGTATAGTAAAACTGGGGGAAAAAGTTCCAAATACAAGCCTGAAGAATTGCTGCAGCCTCAGAATAAAGCTAAGCAGCATTCTTTAAGGTTGTGCCACCCATGTGTGGGGGAGGTTGACATCTTTATAGAAACATCATCCACTGTAGTCATTTGCTTATCCTTTCAGAATCTTAACAAATTGTTGGATGAACATGCTTCTGCTTTGTAGACTTTGCCTTAGTGTCTTGCCCATACATTGAGTTTACACAGCTAGTCCTTTCTTAGTTATAGGATTCCAAAGTTCAAGGGAGTTTTTAGAGTTATTTGAGAAACTTGAATGATCTTTCGCTACTGGGAAAAACTGAATCCTTCTTGCAGCAGATTCTTTGGCTTGAAACACAAGTCTGAATGtccttattttaaagttttactcAAAAGGTGCAACATTCATGGAATAGCTTGCCAGGAAGATGTGAAAATTTTCTACAGACCTTTGGAATGGATGAGAAACATCGTATGTAGGGAGGTTTAGCAATCATTCTTTTAATAGACAGCCCACATTGTTTCAGCTTATCATTTCATGAAGTGTCTGAGGCAGAAGCTGATGATAATTTTGGGAGCAGTATTCGTGTGCAATTTAAAAGACTATGGGAATACTGCAAAAATAGAATCCATTTAGTTTCATCACTTAAGGCAGCTTCATGTGATTTCCTGGTATGATAGAAAATAGAGAAGGAACATGGATAGCATTAGCACTAATAATACACACTTGAAGTTCTCAGAATACTGATGATTGAAAACTCAAACAACTGCTCTGTTGAAGACTTCTTTTGATGAGATGCCTATGTTAGCTGACGACATTCACTTTAAGGGCTTCTTCACTGGATTCTTCCCTCTCCTGTTTATAATGCAgcacagtgtttttatttttccctgtctGAGAAACACAGATTATCTGTTAAATGCTGACTTCTTTCCCCTGCTGTGTGTCTTCATGTAACAGTTTCTCACCCACGGATAATAAATTTGCTACATGCTCTGATGACGGCACTGTTAGAATCTGGGACTTTCTTCGTTGCCATGAGGAAAGAATTCTCCGAGGTACGTGTACTAACAGTACTGATTGGAATATTTAAATAGGGAAGACATTTGTGGCTAAATCATCACAACACCACAATACTGGCTTACATCTCCATTCAATTTTCTTACATATACACACCGTCTCAGGCTCTTCAAAAAAACCAGCACTTTCTCTGATTCAATCAGTCATTTTGTAGGTTTTTACTACCAGTGTTACCTTTGAATTTTTTAGCTATAAATTAAATACAAGAATGCTCCCCCCTTACTTGCTTATCTGTATGCATCTTTTAGGGCtgtattccttttccttttcctttcttgtagCCAGGGTACTTGTTCCCAACATATTGACACTGTGGTTTGATTTAGATAGCTGTCATTCCCCTGGCAGTCCTTCTACAACATGAATTAACCGACAAGATAGAGGTATCAAAGCTACACTTCTTAGTGTTACGATTTCTGAAAGCGGTTGGTTTTTCAGTACACCACATTTGTACTACATGGCCCGCGTGTTACTAAGTTCGGGTGGCATTGCTTGTTTACTTTTGttgattttataattaataaacctCTGTGAATTACTTCATTCTTTAACCAAAGTCCATATTCTCACTTCGATTATTTTAGATTATGCATTAGAATATTGGACTCTATAAAGTGGGACTGTTGAAATATTAACAGTACATCTGTGTGAGTTACGTGAATTCAGTGGTGGTAGAGCTAAGGAATTCGTTGGATATATGCAATACAAACATCACAACAAAGACACTTCTGACTGGATCCTGTTAGTTTATTAAGTAGGAAGGTAGTTTTCTCAAGTGCTTAATATGAACCTGTTGAATGTACTGTTTAACAAACAGTACCTTCTACTCCATACCCTTGGTTCCAGGATGCCACAAAAATACTGTCTTTCTCTGACACATAAATACAGGGTGGGAGGATGGGTGCTACAGGTGTTTGGTGTCAAATTATTATTCAGAGCTTTTCCCTTATGTTCAAGAGTCAGCAGAGATAGTTGCCTCGGTTGAATCGTTAAGTTTCTCACAGTTTTTCAGAGCTTTAGCTGTAGCATATAATATTGATGCTTTGTCGACAGGAAAGACTCTTGAGATACTTTAATCTGTATTTCAGCCCATATTTCAAGTCAGTGTCTTCCATCACATTTGCTTAAACACTCTTGACTTTGCACATTTTGTTAGGGTTTATTCACAGTACTGTATGACGTAGCCTTTTTTATACACAGTACTGTATGACGTAGAGAACCTGTCACATTGAGGGAGTTTACTCACTATAAAGGTCATAATATTGTATAACTTCAGAATGAGACAGAGACTTTGAGATGATCATGTCTGAGTTATTTTATGGATGAACTCCATGATCCCAAGGGTGTAAGTGACATGTTCAAAGCAAAATAGGTTCAGAGCCAGGACTAGAATCTTATCATTTGACTCCCAGCCTAATGCCACACTCATGTTGAATCTTTCCTCTCTCTTAGTCTTAGCTGTTAAGCAGaaacaatttaaacattttctaagtttttaaaatcctggaaacttagagaaaatgaaatgattttatttattaaaagtaaCTCTAGggtagccgggcacggtggctcacgcctgtaatcccagcactttgg from the Macaca nemestrina isolate mMacNem1 chromosome 11, mMacNem.hap1, whole genome shotgun sequence genome contains:
- the LOC105492419 gene encoding pre-mRNA 3' end processing protein WDR33 isoform X5, with product MATEIGSPPRFFHMPRFQHQAPRQLFYKRPDFAQQQAMQQLTFDGKRMRKAVNRKTIDYNPSVIKYLENRIWQRDQRDMRAIQPDAGYYNDLVPPIGMLNNPMNAVTTKFVRTSTNKVKCPVFVVRWTPEGRRLVTGASSGEFTLWNGLTFNFETILQAHDSPVRAMTWSHNDMWMLTADHGGYVKYWQSNMNNVKMFQAHKEAIREARFIHNIPFSVVPIVMVKLFSKCILGAEMHGLCQILGNFLHPINTIFFFVFTHSPFCWHLSEVVLSRYQPLQYVRDVLSAAFCTGFLFSFMINNVYTLFLFIIYCVRQEYFIPNKEFSL
- the LOC105492419 gene encoding pre-mRNA 3' end processing protein WDR33 isoform X6, which produces MATEIGSPPRFFHMPRFQHQAPRQLFYKRPDFAQQQAMQQLTFDGKRMRKAVNRKTIDYNPSVIKYLENRIWQRDQRDMRAIQPDAGYYNDLVPPIGMLNNPMNAVTTKFVRTSTNKVKCPVFVVRWTPEGRRLVTGASSGEFTLWNGLTFNFETILQAHDSPVRAMTWSHNDMWMLTADHGGYVKYWQSNMNNVKMFQAHKEAIREASFSPTDNKFATCSDDGTVRIWDFLRCHEERILRGNLTSLS